In Anthonomus grandis grandis chromosome 17, icAntGran1.3, whole genome shotgun sequence, the DNA window CACCCAGTAGACACagagaaatttcaatttttaggaTGCCTGgactagaaatttaatttttcagataagAGGCCAATAGCACCAAAGGTTCTACTCCAATCACTTAAGACCCTTAACAAACTTTGTAGAAGCATGTTTTCTTAAGACTCTACAGTTGGTTTCATTCATCTACACCCAGTAGACACagagaaatttcaatttttaggaTGCCTGgactagaaatttaatttttctgattaGAGGCCAATAGCACCAAAGGTTCTACTCCAATCACTTAAGACCCTTAACAAACTTTGTAGAAGCATGTTTCCTTAAGACTCTACAGTTGGTTTCATTCATCTACACCCAGTAGACACagagaaatttcaatttttaggaTGCCTGgactagaaatttaatttttcaaattagaGGTCCATAGCTCCAAAGGTCCTACTCCAATCACCCAAAACCCTTAACAAACTTTGTAGAAGCATGTTTTCTTAAGACTCTACAGTTGGTTTTATTCATCTACACCCAGTAGACACAGAGAAATTTCAATTCTTGGGATGCCTGgactagaaatttaatttttcagtttagaGGCCAATAGCTCCAAAGGTTCTACTCCAATCACCCAAAACCCTTAACAAACTTTGTAGAAGCATGTTTCCTTAAGACTCTACAGTTGGTTTCATTCATCTACACCCAGTAGACACagagaaatttcaatttttaggaTGCCTGgactagaaatttaatttttcagataagAGGCCAATAGCACCAAAGGTTCTACTCCAATCACTTAAGACCCTTAACAAACTTTGTAGAAGCATGTTTTCTTAAGACTCTACAGTTGGTTTTATTCATCTACACCCAGTAGACACAGAGAAATTTCAATTCTTGGGATGCCTGgactataaatttaatttttctgattaGAGGCCAATAGCACCAAAGGTTCTACTCCAATCACTTAAGACCCTTAACAAACTTTGTAGAAGCATGTTTTCTTAAGACTCTACAGTTGGTTTCATTCATCTACACCCAGTAGACACagagaaatttcaatttttaggaTGCCTGgactagaaatttaatttttctgattaGAGGCCAACAGCACCAAAGGTTCTACTCCAATCACTTAAGACCCTTAACAAACTTTGTAGAAGCATGTTTTCTTAAGACTCTACAGTTGGTTTCATTCATCTACACCCAGTAGACACAGAGAAATTTCAATTCTTGGGATGCCTGgactagaaatttaatttttcagtttagaGGCCAATAGCACCAAAGGTCCTACTCCAATCACCCAAAACCCTTAACAAACTTTGTAGAACCATGTTTCCTTAAGACTCTACAGTTGGTTTCATTCATCTACACCCAGTAGACACAGAGAAATTTCAATTCTTGGGATGCCTGgactagaaatttaatttttctgattaGAGGCCAATAGCTCCAAAGGTCCTACTTCAATCACCCAAAACCCTCAACAAACTTTGTAGAACCAGGTTTCCTTAAGACTCTACAGTTGGTTTTATTCATCTACACCCAGTAGACCCAGAGAAATTTCAATTCTTGGGATGCCTGgactagaaatttaatttttcagtttagaGGCCAATAGCACCAAAGGTCCTACTCCAATCACCCAAAACCCTTAACAAACTTTGTAGAACCATGTTTTCTTAAGACTCTACAGTTGGTTTTATTCATCTACACCCAGTAGACCCAGAGAAATTTCAATTCTTGGGATGCCTGgactagaaatttaatttttcagattagAGGCCAATAGCACCAAAGGTCCTACTCCAATCACCCAAAACCCTTAACAAACTTTGTAGAACCATGTTTTCTAAAGACTCTACAGTTGGTTTCATTCATCTACACCCAGTAGACCCAGAGAAATTTCAATTCTTGGGATGCCTGgactagaaatttaatttttctgattaGAGGTCCATAGCTCCAAAGGTCCTACTCCAATCACCCAAAACCCTTAACAAACTTTGTAGAGGCATGTTTTCTAAAGACTCTACAGTTGGTTTCATTCATCTACACCCAGTAGACACAGAGAAATTTCAATTCTTGGGATGCCTGgactagaaatttaatttttcagattagAGGTCAATAGCACCAAAGGTTCTACTCCAATCACCCAAAACCCTCAACAAACTTTGTAGAACCATGTTTCCTTAAGACTCTACAAACGATTTCATTCCTCTACACCCAATAGTCCACAAGTAATACTAATTTTTGAGACCCCCGGAGGACACTCTAACAAAAGACTCACCTGGGAAACGCTCCGATATCAAAAGTCCTCTGGTTCTGGCCCCTCCACCAGTACAACTCGGCGCTGCCCTCTATAATGGCGATCTCGTCGCCCTCCCGCACCCCCAACCTGCCCGGTTCGTCCTGCTCCCCGAGGGACTTCATCACGGGGGCGGCGTTTTTCCGGAGAAACTCCTTGAGGGCGGCAAACGAGGGTCGTTCCTGTGGGTTCCGCGCCCAACACCGTAACAGGGTGGCGTAAATGGGCGGCGGACAGGCCTCGGGTCGCGCCAACCGTTCACCCTCCCTGTCAATCTTCCGCAGTATTTCGGAACCGATCAGACCCATCCAGGGGTCCTCGCCGAAAGTGAACATTTCCCATACGGTGACGCCGAACATCCAGGCGTCCGACGCGTGGGAGAATTGACGGGAGCGTAGGGATTCCGGGGCACACCATGGGAAAGGGACCTTCTTGTGTTCGGTCATTACGTAGCAGTCGTCTTCTTGCGGTAGGGCTCGCATCAAGCCGAAATCCCCGATTTTTAGCTAAATTATGAAGTAACAGTCTCTTAAAGAGTTGTTCTACAAAGAAACTCTTATTTTGTTAAGGACCTCAAAGGTCTTTTGACCCAAACAATTATAGAGTAAATTaagatttattccaggcaattgaggcacTTTTTCCCATATCCAATGCGTCCTATTTCAAAACCTCACTACCTCAAACATTTGGCTTCaatttaagacataaaccactAAATTCCGTTCActagttattaaaatatacaagtttATATCACACTCTTACCTTATCGACTGAAGCCAAAAGGACATTCCGACATGCAAGATCCCTATGCAAAAACCTCTTCTGTTCCAAGTAAGCCATGCCGGTGGCCACCTGGGTGGCATACTCGCACAACATGGGCACGGGAGTGTGCTGACACTGTTTCCTCAAAAAGTCCAGTAAGGAACCCAACGGGGCTAGTTCCGTGACCATCATCATGGGCTGGGACAAAACCACCCCATAAAGCCTTTGGAAAAACATCAAATTCACCTAAAATTATGTCAATGGCATGCCTCAGGGGGTACCTTATTAGGTTCGGATGACTCAGACAGTGCATGGCCTGCACCTCTTTTATAAAATCCTCGAACACCCCCGGTTGATTGAGGGCGTCCGCTTTTAGCACTTTTACCGCCACCGGGACCGATTTTCCCGCGGGATTCGTCCATTCTCCTAAGGGAATATCAagaaattgattaaattatgGGGCAAAACAACCCCTTTCCACCATAATTGTTTAAAAGACAAGTGACAGAAGTCAAAAATGACAAGTGACATGGCAGCCATCTCAATGTTGCcaaatctaatttatttaatctttcaaACATCTgtaattttatgtaattatttaataaaatataaatatatgtaacaaaaattaacaaatcataTATATGTATAGACAgtaataataacaaattaaataataaaaatactgacaaatgtcaattatgaCAAGTGACAGCAAACCAAACCAAGATGGCCGCCATCTTATTATTATTGccaaaactaatttatttatttatttaatctctCAAACTGTAATTTTATGTAAGCatgtaataaaaagtaattatatgtaacaaacaaaaaataaaataatcgtacatattataaattaaatagtaagtACCTCTTCTGACCACACCGAAGCTTCCGTCGCCCAATTTAACACTCAGACAAATATTACTCTCTTGAATCAAACAGGAGGTGAAATCCACCAAACTTGCATCCTCCTCACTCTTTTTCGTCACTGTATTATTTCTATTTCCCACTGGtatcaatttgtttattaaattcctCTTTTTAATTTGGGCCCTTTTCTTCTTTACTGCCTCCAGTAACCTTCTGGCCCCTAAAAGTCATTGTTACCAAACAAACGGTACCTACCAAGCCACACTGAACAAAGAACCACATGCCTTAGGGTTCAATGCAGGTAGCAGCTGTCACTTAATCACTTCATACCTGGTTTACTAATTCCGATTTTCTCCAAATCCTCTGGTCGTGCATGTTCAAAATGTTCCAGTTTAGTCAACTGCAAGTCGTCCCTTACGGGGACAAAAAACTGGCTCAGTTGGACATCAACTAAAACTTCTCTAACCAAATCGATACCATCTTCGGCCATGGTAAAACCCAATTTAGACCTAAATttaaagcagcatttttttagcCACATGTCATGCCTCTATAAGGGGGCACTgcatttttaattgtattacACCAGAGATTAAGGCCAAACGAAACACGATAACATGCATATTAAGTACTGAAggtgattaataataaaactagtaaggcatgaataaattatattacatCACTAGTGAAAGTAAACAATGggaattataaacaaataatagtGTGTAAACTTACCAGAGAGAGTCTAGGGGGGCGGTTATTATAACGTTAACAAACGCATTAGGGCTTATTGAATAAACACACCCACTGTGGATTTTAAACAGGAAGTGAGGTATTATGTGCTCAAGTCCGAACGTCTTTTTAAAGcggtatatttaatttaaaccggggttttttgctttttaagttaTGAGATTCATTAGGGTCGTTATAGAAGTAACTAGTTTCAGTGGAAATGATTTAAACTTATAAGTAAGTAACAGGAAAatgaagaaaacatttttttttgatctgaACCACTTGTCAAAATGACGTTTTACTGGTGTGACAGGAGCAGCGTTGCCAGATTTACTCTATAGTGGTTAATTTagttactattttattaataagggAATTATTGGAACAGTCAAATAGTGCTAGCAGTATTTAACTAAAACCGTGTAAAAAATGCTATCAAGAACATTACATAATTAACCTCTTAATCTCACACTTTATTAAATGACTTGGCAACGTTGTCGAAATTGTGTCACATGTCAACGTCGGGCTGTCATCCGTCAACGTCAAACGCATGCGTACTCATACAGTAGCACCAACAAAAAGCCGCCCGTCGCCATTTTGTAGCATTCTTTTAACGTTTCGGTAGCGTGTGTTCGTCTATTTCCCGTATTTATTCCGATTCCGTTGCGTTAAAATGGTCGACAAAATCGAAATGAGTCTCGAGGACATCATAAAAACCAGTAAACAGGGTCGGGGCCGCGGCAGAAGAGGCGGTAATCGCGGGGGTAACAGAGGCGGTCAACGCCAACAACGCGGAGGCGGTAGTAATTTTAGAAGGGGCGGCGGCGGCGGTGGGGCGGTTAGGGGCGGCCGTGGTCGCGGAGGCATCTCGCGCTCCTTCACACGGGTAaataatgatgattttttttaattaaaatttttttcctccCACCCTTGCAAGTCTCAGTCAGAAGACCCAGTCTCTGTCTCTTACTTAATTAAATGGAGAGGCTCGGTGGTCGCTGACGTGATTTTCTCATGCGTTTAGGGCGACGTGAACAGTGCGTGGAAGCACGACCTGTTCGAAGGGTTCGGGGCCCGCAAGGTGGCGGCCGCCCGGGCCGTAGTGCAGGCCACCATGGGGCCCACCAAATTAATGGTGTCCAACTTGGATTTCGGGGTGTCCGACTCGGACATCCAGGAGTTGTTTGCCGAGTTTGGGCCCCTTAAAAGTGCCGCCGTGCACTACGATCGGTCGGGCAGATCGTTAGGTACGGCCGATGTCATATTCGAGAGGAGAAGCGACGCTATTAAGGCCATGAAGCAGTACAACGGGGTGCCTTTGGATGGACGAGCGATGAACATACAATTGACAACCAGCGAGATCCCTGTGCCTCCCAGGAGGTCGATTGGAGGTGCCGAAAGAAGATTCGGAGGCAACCAGAGGAGTCCTCGAGGGGTTAAAAGTGGACGGCCAGTTAGAGGACAAATGACACGTAAGTAACTCAATTTAAGTGTCTTTTAAGCCCCAATTTGTTAATGTCAAACTGAAATTTATTGATGATTTTGTTTTAGGTGGTCGTAGAGGCGGAGGCGGCAGAAACCAACAGAGAAAACAGCCCACAGCCGAGGAACTAGACGCAGAGCTCGACGCCTACACCAAAGAAATGAAGTAAATATTCAAAGTGAAGTGCGTCTCTGTATTCGTTAAGGATCGAAAAAACCAAAACTGTTTTTACTCAACTTACTGTGTCCGTTTTTTACACTTTCATAGTGCGAGAGTGTGTTAACAGAACATGGACGGGAGGGAAGTTACTTTCGTTGaacaagttttaataattattattatgtgtatattttaaaatatgtgaaATATATTACAAAGTAGTCGTTTAGTTGGATTTTGATGCGAGCGAGAGGAGTCTTAATTTGTGAGGAAAATAAACGTTTACTTTAGTACTAAAgtctttcatttattttgtcaagaaatttAGTGAGGTTAGGATCCCACTGGTCAGTTTAATTTAACCAACGATACCACACTTACCTTATAACtcgtttttttgttattatgattatttataGCGGATATTTcagttaataattgttttatttacttaataataaaaaataattccttaTTGGGAATGTCTCGATAGTAAACAATGGAAATGTCATAATGACAGTTTCAGGGTGTTGACACATGACAGCCACaaatcctaacctaaaatttatatagtttcaattttcttgttttttatacatttatttaaagcgagtatctaaattaataattagttaattacttatttaaatataattattgatttgcAGTGTTTTGGTCCTAAACAACAGAAATGTCATTTCACGATGACGTCACATGACAATTCGTAACCTAAatcttttacagttttttgtatatttactgtagatttttttaaccaaaGTGAACATACGACGGTATATTATAgtgaaaagaaacaaatatttcaattatttattcacTAGGAAGGAGGAAAGTGTGTTATTTATTAGCAAAATATTTAGGAGAATGCAGCTGCTCTCATTGGTCACTTGAACTTATCCGACGTTGCcacgtttatttaaaaatcaattgtatgctttcttatttattaaaaaatattaacatctcTTGTATAAC includes these proteins:
- the LOC126746536 gene encoding THO complex subunit 4; the protein is MVDKIEMSLEDIIKTSKQGRGRGRRGGNRGGNRGGQRQQRGGGSNFRRGGGGGGAVRGGRGRGGISRSFTRGDVNSAWKHDLFEGFGARKVAAARAVVQATMGPTKLMVSNLDFGVSDSDIQELFAEFGPLKSAAVHYDRSGRSLGTADVIFERRSDAIKAMKQYNGVPLDGRAMNIQLTTSEIPVPPRRSIGGAERRFGGNQRSPRGVKSGRPVRGQMTRGRRGGGGRNQQRKQPTAEELDAELDAYTKEMK